GCCCGGATGAAGTCATTCGTGCTCTGCCGGACAAAACCGGCGGCGGAGTCTGGTTCCTGGCAGAAACCACTCGCAACAACGTCCGCATGGTTGTCGAACCGATTGTGGACCGAATCGGCGAATGTCGTTTCTATCCCATGGTCGGACCAGCTCGTCAGCACCACTGTCACTACAAGTGCACCGTGTACTACGACAAAACAATCCGCTCTGACTGGCCTGTACCATTCTCTCACAATGACCAGACCAAAGAAGTGGTCTACATCGACCACGACCACCTGATCCGCTGTGCCGGTCCTCAGTCTGAATAATCTTCAGTCACTGAGCCTCGCACTCAGATCAGCAATCTGAATATATAAGCCTACCCACCAGCAAAGCCGATGATTCTAACCGGGTGAAAGAATCGTCGGCTTTTGCATGCGCGGTGAGTTAAACTCGCTTTCAAATCAGAAATTGCCTCTCTTCTTTTCCATCACACTGGTCAGTGAAACGGACCTCTGTTTACAATAGTCTTTCAGCAGGCACGCTTGAACAACGGCCAAGGCAGCGACGCGCCGGACCCCGTAATCAGTCAATGACGACAGTATGATCAAAGAGAGAACAGTATGGCGAAATCTCCTTACAGCCTGAAAGTCGGGCGTGTCTACATTCACAAAAAATGCAAACAGGGAACCCAGGTGAACGGCGCCGACTTCGAAGGTTTATGCAATCCCTTCAAACTCTGCCTCGGAACCGTCTGTGCCTCTTGTGGCGGACCGCGTGGTTTAAAAACCTTCTATTGGGAAGACACCAAAGAACCACTGGATACCTACCGCAAGCGGCTCCGCACAAAAGTCCCCGCGATCTATACGTACTGGTGGCTCTGGATCTCCCCTCTGATTGGCCTGATTGCCGGCTCCTTCATCGGCCCCCTGTTCCTGAAAAAGAGCACGCTGCCCATCGTCGCCGGTTCTGCCGCCGTCGGCTCGCTGATCATGTTCCTCATCGTCGGCCCGCAGGTCCTGATGCTCGTCGCGCCGAAAAAATATTATAAACTGCGTTAAGTTTTTCCGATTGATTTGCCTCCCAGAAAACGGAACTTCACACCATGACGACAGACGCCACCTTCAATCCCCGACGTTTCCAGAACCGAGTTGCTTTGGTCACCGGCGGCTCGCGCGGCATCGGCCGGGCCTGTTGTCTGAGACTCGCTCAGGAAGGCGCTCGCGTCGCCGTCAGCTATCGCAGCGGAAAAGCGGACGCCGCAGAAACGCTCAGGCAGATCGAAGCCCTGGGAGGTAGCGGCATGATCGTTCAAAGTGATGTCTCTGTCGAAGCCGAAGTCGATCGCATGGTCAGTGAGGTCGAAGCGCAGCTGGGTGACATCGAATTGCTGGTCAATAACTCGGGCACGTTCATCTATCAGTCCCATGAAGAGCTCGACCTGGCAGCCTGGCAGCAGATGCTGGATGTGAATCTGACCGGCACTTTCCTGGTCACCTGGCGTGTCAAACCGGGCATGCTCAAACGCCAGTTCGGCAGGATCGTCAACCTGAGTTCCCTCTCCGGCCTGCAGCCCCGCCCCAAGTCCATCGCCTATGCCGTCAGCAAAGCAGGTGTGATCTCTTTCACCCAAAGCATTGCCACCGCCTGGGCCCGGGACAACATCCGCGTGAATGCGATCGCCCCCGGTCTGATCGAAACGGAGATCCTCTCCACCGTGAATCAGGAGGACCTGGAAAAAATCATCGAAGCCACCCCGATCCCCCGCATGGGCACTCCCGAAGAAGTCGCAGCGATCGTCACCTTCCTGCTCGCCGAAGAAAGTAATTTCACCACCGGTCAAACCATGGTCCTCTCCGGCGGCCGCTGCATGCTGCCTTGAAGTTAGGGAGACAATAACACGAGTATCAGTCACCCCTTACGCATGTCAGCAAACTGACACATCCCTTTTTACCTTACTTATCAACCAGAGATCCACAGTTCGCTGTTCTTCTTTCGTCGCGCTCCGATTCTGTTTCCCCCTTGCCTGCACCAGTTCGCACTTTCGTGGATCGACTTCCAGAGTCAGGCAGTGCTGATCATTTCGCGTCAGTCGGAATATTGCAGAGGTCCCTTTCGCACAGTAATTCGCATATCCCGCCACACAATGCCGCATCATTTTGCCCTCATACTGCAGCGCCAGTCCGGTAGTCAGTTCGCGCACATTCCATTGGTTCAACTCCTCCGACCAACCCCAGTCCCAGCCATGGCCTTGCCATCGCACTGTAGCAAAATGGGAATAATACCCCCCGAATATGATTCTCCTGCGAAACTCCTGCGCAGACTGGCAGATCGCCTCGAAAGTGCGTCCTTTCCAGTTAAATTTACTCTGCAGCGCTTCCTGGGTGAGAAATTCATGCATCGACCAGTCCAGGATTCGCTCACCCAGATCAGCCGAAAGTAGATCACGGTGACGAATCAGCCAGTTAACCGTTTCATACCAGAAAGTTAGTTGGTTCTCGCCTCCGTCTTCGGTGGGATCAATGGCAAACGCCGGATGCAGCGCCAGCCACTTCCAGATTTGCACATCACCGCCGAGTCGGC
The sequence above is a segment of the Gimesia algae genome. Coding sequences within it:
- a CDS encoding SDR family NAD(P)-dependent oxidoreductase, which gives rise to MTTDATFNPRRFQNRVALVTGGSRGIGRACCLRLAQEGARVAVSYRSGKADAAETLRQIEALGGSGMIVQSDVSVEAEVDRMVSEVEAQLGDIELLVNNSGTFIYQSHEELDLAAWQQMLDVNLTGTFLVTWRVKPGMLKRQFGRIVNLSSLSGLQPRPKSIAYAVSKAGVISFTQSIATAWARDNIRVNAIAPGLIETEILSTVNQEDLEKIIEATPIPRMGTPEEVAAIVTFLLAEESNFTTGQTMVLSGGRCMLP